The following coding sequences lie in one Lolium perenne isolate Kyuss_39 chromosome 2, Kyuss_2.0, whole genome shotgun sequence genomic window:
- the LOC127331445 gene encoding uncharacterized protein — translation MDAMSCLAQPPASFLPTDYYTDAAMARALHYSMPDHYSPAAASTSSPSSSSSLLTDFAGSSGGNNNWFASAPPPTGLTCDSVLVASDAAPRPPSTPINTSVNPAATSNKRRLGLGVAGRAGKRRPRASKRAPTTYISTDPANFRLMVQHVTGIQAEPGTGDDVLMPASFNASAAAMLNCPTYTGASFGDALHLPSDADAATLHHRLQQQHQHHQQQQQQTCFPTLDSSWNVMYDSAAHLL, via the coding sequence ATGGACGCCATGTCCTGCCTGGCGCAGCCACCGGCGTCCTTCCTCCCGACCGACTACTACACCGACGCCGCCATGGCGCGCGCGCTGCACTACTCCATGCCCGACCACTACTCcccggccgccgcctccacctcctccccgtcctcctcctcctccctcctcaCCGACTTCGCCGGCTCCAGCGGCGGCAACAACAACTGGTTCGCCTCCGCGCCGCCACCGACGGGGCTCACCTGCGACTCCGTGTTGGTCGCGTCGGACGCGGCGCCGCGCCCGCCGTCCACACCCATCAACACCTCCGTCAACCCCGCCGCGACGTCGAACAAGAGGCGCCTGGGCCTGGGCGTCGCCGGGCGCGCCGGGAAGCGGCGGCCGCGGGCGTCCAAGCGCGCGCCAACCACCTACATCAGCACCGACCCCGCCAACTTCCGCCTCATGGTGCAGCACGTCACCGGCATCCAGGCCGAGCCCGGGACCGGCGACGACGTCCTGATGCCCGCATCGTTCAACGCGTCCGCCGCCGCGATGCTGAACTGCCCCACCTACACCGGCGCGTCGTTCGGGGACGCCCTCCACCTGCCGTCCGACGCCGACGCGGCCACGCTCCACCACCGTCTCCAACAACAACACCAGCaccaccagcagcagcagcagcagacgTGCTTCCCGACGCTCGACTCGTCGTGGAACGTCATGTACGACAGCGCCGCCCACCTGCTCTAG